Proteins encoded within one genomic window of Planctomycetota bacterium:
- a CDS encoding DUF1801 domain-containing protein: MKSNAKTVKDYLASLPADRRAGIEAVRKVILKNLDKNYEEGMMWGMIGYAVPHRVWPLGYHCDPSKPLMMAALSSQKDNLTVYLMSVYGQKTEREWFQKAWAKTGKKLNMGGCCIRFKTLEHAALDVIGEAVRRTPAKAYVENYVKILASTGRGPDGKKLKGDKAAKKTAKKTAKKKSKR; the protein is encoded by the coding sequence ATGAAGAGCAACGCCAAGACCGTCAAGGACTACCTCGCTTCGCTTCCGGCGGACCGCCGCGCAGGCATCGAGGCGGTGCGGAAGGTGATCCTTAAGAACCTCGACAAGAATTATGAAGAGGGGATGATGTGGGGAATGATCGGTTACGCCGTGCCGCACCGCGTGTGGCCGCTCGGGTACCACTGCGACCCCAGCAAGCCGCTGATGATGGCCGCCCTGTCGAGCCAGAAGGACAACTTGACGGTCTACCTCATGAGCGTCTACGGGCAGAAGACGGAGCGCGAGTGGTTCCAGAAGGCCTGGGCCAAGACGGGCAAGAAGCTCAACATGGGCGGATGCTGCATCCGCTTCAAGACGTTGGAGCATGCCGCGCTGGATGTGATCGGCGAGGCCGTCCGCCGCACGCCCGCCAAGGCGTACGTGGAGAACTATGTCAAGATTCTGGCGAGCACGGGCCGGGGGCCCGATGGCAAGAAGCTCAAGGGCGACAAGGCCGCAAAGAAAACCGCCAAGAAGACCGCGAAGAAGAAATCGAAGCGGTGA
- a CDS encoding DMT family protein gives MTTLGTILLLIGSNLFMTYAWYGHLRDFKEKPLWIVVALSWGVAFFEYCLQVPANRIGYQQAGLSLQQLKVMQEVLALSVFAVFAVVYMRERITVNFIYASLCIVAAAWFMFRDIKSVA, from the coding sequence ATGACGACTCTCGGGACCATCCTGCTTCTGATCGGCTCCAACCTCTTCATGACCTACGCCTGGTATGGGCACCTGCGCGATTTCAAGGAGAAGCCGCTCTGGATCGTCGTCGCGCTGAGCTGGGGGGTGGCCTTCTTCGAGTATTGCCTGCAAGTGCCCGCCAACCGGATCGGCTATCAGCAGGCCGGCCTGTCCCTGCAGCAACTGAAAGTAATGCAGGAGGTGCTGGCCCTGAGCGTCTTCGCGGTCTTTGCCGTCGTTTACATGCGCGAGCGGATCACCGTCAATTTCATCTACGCCTCGCTTTGCATCGTGGCGGCGGCGTGGTTCATGTTCCGCGACATCAAAAGCGTCGCATGA
- a CDS encoding VOC family protein encodes MPQISTFLTFNTQAEEAARFYTSIFPNSKITRVSRYPDLGPQFPYKAGSVMTVEFTLDGRAFTALNGGPQFTFTQGFSIAVLCDTQKQVDEYWDKFVAAGGTPVACGWITDHFGVSWQIDPKILIEMVSDPDPVKAGKAMQSMMTMVKIDSEELKRAMAK; translated from the coding sequence ATGCCCCAGATCAGCACCTTTCTGACGTTTAACACCCAGGCCGAGGAAGCGGCTCGCTTCTACACCTCGATCTTCCCCAACTCAAAGATCACGCGCGTCTCGCGCTACCCCGACCTCGGGCCGCAATTTCCGTACAAGGCCGGCAGCGTGATGACCGTCGAGTTCACGCTCGACGGCCGCGCCTTCACCGCCCTCAACGGCGGGCCGCAGTTCACCTTCACCCAGGGCTTCTCCATCGCCGTGCTCTGCGATACGCAGAAGCAGGTGGATGAATACTGGGACAAGTTCGTCGCGGCGGGCGGCACGCCGGTGGCCTGCGGCTGGATCACCGATCACTTCGGCGTCTCGTGGCAGATCGATCCCAAAATTCTGATCGAGATGGTCTCCGACCCCGACCCGGTCAAGGCCGGCAAGGCCATGCAGTCGATGATGACCATGGTCAAGATCGACAGCGAAGAACTCAAGCGGGCAATGGCCAAATGA
- the pgeF gene encoding peptidoglycan editing factor PgeF, giving the protein MWLRSPLLYREGFAHAFSTRLGGESPAPFDTMNLGIADAPGESDRMERVDGNWRKLLGAAGIGDRTLVRARQVHGCAVLQADRAKDIVRAAPPFVEGDALLTGDPKQALAIRVADCVPILIADERTRLVAAVHAGWRGVIAQIVPETIRQMRERGSRPQDLRLAIGPCIRMGNFQVGAEVAQEFQRARLAECVAPDPGRTGHWRADLSGAIQLQAKAAGVSPVQIDDCLACTHENPGYFFSYRRDGARGGRLAAVICPAPL; this is encoded by the coding sequence GTGTGGCTACGTTCGCCGCTGCTGTACCGCGAAGGATTCGCCCACGCCTTCAGCACGCGCCTGGGCGGCGAGAGCCCCGCGCCCTTTGACACCATGAACCTGGGCATCGCCGACGCTCCCGGCGAGTCTGACCGGATGGAGCGCGTCGACGGAAACTGGCGCAAGCTGCTGGGCGCCGCTGGCATCGGCGACCGGACACTTGTCCGCGCCAGGCAAGTGCATGGATGCGCCGTGCTGCAGGCCGATCGCGCCAAAGACATCGTCCGCGCGGCGCCGCCCTTCGTGGAGGGTGACGCGCTGCTCACCGGGGATCCGAAGCAAGCGCTGGCGATCCGCGTCGCCGACTGCGTTCCAATCCTGATCGCGGACGAACGAACGCGCCTGGTGGCCGCCGTGCACGCGGGGTGGCGCGGAGTGATCGCTCAGATCGTTCCCGAAACCATTCGGCAAATGCGGGAACGCGGAAGTCGCCCTCAGGATCTGCGCCTTGCGATCGGGCCCTGCATTCGCATGGGAAATTTTCAAGTCGGCGCCGAAGTGGCCCAGGAGTTCCAGCGAGCCCGGCTTGCCGAGTGCGTCGCGCCCGATCCGGGTCGCACCGGTCACTGGAGGGCCGACCTTTCCGGCGCCATCCAGCTTCAGGCGAAGGCGGCGGGAGTCAGCCCGGTCCAAATCGATGATTGCCTGGCCTGCACCCACGAAAACCCCGGTTATTTCTTCAGTTACCGACGGGATGGAGCCCGCGGCGGCCGACTTGCCGCCGTCATTTGCCCCGCTCCGCTCTGA
- a CDS encoding carbonic anhydrase, which produces MHKIHRGRILLAATGLLALNAAIGVAAQKSDVSAVTRNDARFSPAAAWAYLQSRNTAASAAATAAFEKNPAAKEKFTTGQAPYAVIVGCSDSRVPPEQVVEAAPGDVFVVRVAGNVVSDDAIGSVEYAVKYLHVPLVVVLGHENCGAVSACLQDKGVSGALPQLLGKIRPAVQSATQSCTGCTPEALLSACIADNARLGMDELLNRSTFLRNGVKQGKVAIGCGVIDLGTSKIKWIVEPKAK; this is translated from the coding sequence ATGCACAAGATCCACCGAGGACGAATTCTCCTTGCCGCGACGGGTCTTCTGGCGTTGAACGCGGCCATCGGCGTCGCCGCGCAGAAGTCCGATGTTTCCGCGGTCACCCGCAACGACGCTCGCTTTTCTCCGGCCGCCGCCTGGGCCTACCTGCAATCCCGCAATACCGCCGCCAGCGCCGCCGCTACGGCAGCCTTCGAGAAGAATCCCGCCGCGAAAGAGAAGTTCACCACCGGGCAGGCGCCCTATGCGGTGATTGTGGGCTGCTCCGATTCGCGCGTGCCGCCGGAGCAGGTGGTGGAAGCCGCCCCCGGCGATGTCTTCGTGGTGCGCGTCGCGGGCAATGTGGTTTCCGATGACGCGATCGGATCGGTCGAGTACGCCGTGAAGTACCTCCATGTGCCGCTGGTGGTCGTCCTGGGCCACGAGAACTGCGGCGCGGTCAGCGCCTGCTTGCAGGACAAGGGCGTGAGTGGCGCACTTCCCCAGTTGCTGGGGAAGATCCGGCCCGCCGTGCAGTCCGCCACGCAATCCTGCACGGGTTGCACGCCCGAGGCGCTGCTCTCCGCGTGCATCGCCGACAACGCCCGGCTGGGCATGGATGAGCTCCTGAATCGCAGCACGTTCCTGCGCAACGGAGTCAAGCAGGGCAAGGTGGCCATCGGCTGCGGCGTCATCGATTTGGGCACCTCAAAGATCAAGTGGATCGTCGAGCCCAAGGCGAAGTGA
- a CDS encoding NADH:flavin oxidoreductase/NADH oxidase, translating into MDSQKQSCHLFSPLKLRSLTLANRCVVAPMCQYSAVDGCAQPWHAVHIGMLATGGWGIVILEATGVEPRGRITPDCLGLWGDAQEEALAKTLATVRAAVPGACLGIQLAHAGRKASTYGPMVGKKGLIPRDQGGWEPFGASPTAFGALAVPHEMTHDEMRSCRDAFVAATTRAARLKFDLVEVHAAHGYLLASFLSPLSNKRTDNYGGSLANRMRYPLEVVTAMRAAWPAEKPLGVRYGATDLTDDGWQVADACAFGRALKEIGADILHISIAGNSTAPWKSSPGWLADYAGEIRKATALPVIAVGELEDPLLAEKLLVEGKADAIALARGALREPRWPWIAARALGAKPPCPPQCEWCVGQSARA; encoded by the coding sequence ATGGACTCTCAAAAACAATCCTGCCATCTTTTCTCGCCACTCAAACTCCGCTCGCTCACCCTGGCCAACCGCTGCGTGGTGGCGCCGATGTGCCAGTACAGCGCCGTCGACGGCTGCGCCCAGCCCTGGCACGCGGTGCACATCGGCATGCTGGCCACCGGCGGCTGGGGGATCGTGATTCTCGAAGCGACCGGAGTCGAGCCGCGCGGAAGGATCACGCCGGATTGCCTGGGCCTGTGGGGCGACGCGCAGGAGGAGGCGCTGGCCAAGACGCTCGCCACCGTGCGCGCGGCGGTGCCCGGCGCCTGCCTTGGCATTCAGTTGGCGCATGCGGGCCGCAAGGCGAGCACCTACGGACCGATGGTCGGCAAGAAGGGTTTGATCCCGCGCGACCAGGGCGGATGGGAGCCCTTCGGCGCCAGCCCGACGGCCTTCGGCGCGCTCGCGGTGCCGCACGAGATGACCCACGACGAGATGCGCTCCTGCCGCGACGCCTTCGTCGCCGCCACCACGCGCGCCGCGCGGCTCAAGTTCGACCTGGTCGAAGTCCACGCCGCGCATGGCTACCTGCTGGCGAGCTTTCTCTCGCCGCTTTCCAACAAGCGCACCGACAACTACGGCGGCTCGCTCGCCAATCGCATGCGCTATCCGCTGGAAGTGGTCACGGCGATGCGCGCCGCCTGGCCCGCTGAGAAACCGCTGGGCGTGCGCTATGGCGCCACCGATCTGACCGACGACGGATGGCAGGTCGCCGACGCCTGCGCTTTCGGCCGCGCCCTGAAGGAGATCGGCGCGGACATCCTGCACATCAGCATCGCGGGCAACTCGACCGCGCCGTGGAAGAGCTCCCCGGGCTGGCTCGCCGACTATGCCGGGGAGATCCGCAAGGCGACCGCTCTGCCGGTGATCGCCGTGGGCGAGCTCGAGGATCCGCTGCTGGCCGAGAAATTGCTCGTCGAGGGAAAGGCCGACGCGATTGCGCTGGCCCGCGGCGCTTTGCGCGAGCCGCGCTGGCCCTGGATTGCGGCGCGGGCGCTCGGAGCCAAGCCACCCTGCCCGCCGCAATGCGAATGGTGCGTCGGTCAATCCGCGCGGGCGTGA
- the thyX gene encoding FAD-dependent thymidylate synthase, with product MPSTSDSTAGATANKTDSASKIRRVQPEAPMRDLMDGCSRWEIPVHQHGFIALVDVMPRLAPVGQTADAAIVQAARVSYGDGTKQVSEDRTLVRYLLRHRHTTPLEMVEFKFHVAMPMFVARQWIRHRTANVNEYSARYSIVPDRFYRPTVENVRKQSAINRQGGDEPIDAGTAESFLGLLERAENNYRDYLSLTEQGVARELARAALPVSVYTEWYWKCDLHNTLRFLSLRMDSHAQQEIQDYAKAMFELIKPLVPSTCEAFMDYEMEALHLTRLEIESIKSGKPIDTANKREQAEFEAKKKRLGL from the coding sequence ATGCCCAGCACAAGCGATTCAACCGCCGGCGCAACCGCCAACAAGACGGACAGCGCCTCCAAGATCCGCCGCGTGCAACCCGAGGCTCCGATGCGCGATCTGATGGATGGATGTTCGAGGTGGGAGATTCCGGTTCATCAGCATGGCTTCATCGCGCTGGTCGACGTGATGCCGCGGCTGGCGCCGGTCGGGCAGACCGCCGACGCGGCGATCGTGCAGGCGGCGCGAGTCAGCTACGGCGACGGCACCAAGCAGGTCAGCGAGGACCGCACGCTGGTGCGCTATCTGCTACGCCACCGCCACACCACGCCGCTTGAGATGGTGGAGTTCAAGTTCCATGTGGCCATGCCGATGTTCGTGGCCCGTCAGTGGATCCGCCACCGCACCGCGAACGTGAACGAATATTCGGCGCGCTACTCGATTGTGCCTGACCGCTTCTACCGGCCGACCGTGGAGAATGTGCGCAAGCAGAGCGCCATCAACCGGCAGGGGGGCGACGAGCCGATCGACGCGGGCACCGCGGAGTCCTTCCTGGGCCTGCTCGAGCGCGCCGAGAACAACTACCGCGACTACCTCTCGCTGACCGAGCAGGGGGTGGCCCGCGAGCTCGCCCGCGCGGCGCTGCCGGTGAGCGTCTACACGGAGTGGTACTGGAAGTGCGACCTGCACAACACGCTGCGATTCCTCTCGCTGCGCATGGATTCGCATGCGCAGCAGGAGATTCAGGACTACGCGAAGGCCATGTTCGAGCTGATCAAGCCGCTGGTCCCCAGCACCTGCGAGGCCTTCATGGACTACGAGATGGAGGCGCTGCACCTGACGCGCCTGGAGATCGAGTCGATCAAAAGCGGCAAGCCCATCGACACCGCCAACAAACGCGAGCAGGCGGAGTTCGAGGCCAAGAAAAAGCGGCTTGGTCTGTGA
- a CDS encoding carboxymuconolactone decarboxylase family protein, which translates to MPRLSLADPKAVGAPDINIFKGIANAPEILKGFLEFNVAVKKHGGLSPAEIEAIALAGAQALDCSYCLNAHTKIGMGAGLDEARTVAIRKGLGANPREKAIVDFTRAVLATKGNVSDADLKKMRDAGLDDRQITAVVAMTSIAAFTAWFNHVNGTVSDFPEAPKI; encoded by the coding sequence ATGCCCAGACTCTCACTTGCCGACCCCAAAGCCGTTGGAGCTCCCGACATCAACATCTTCAAGGGGATCGCCAATGCCCCCGAGATTCTGAAGGGCTTTCTTGAATTCAATGTCGCTGTGAAAAAGCACGGCGGACTCTCGCCCGCCGAGATCGAGGCGATCGCCTTGGCGGGGGCGCAGGCCCTCGATTGCAGCTACTGCCTGAATGCGCACACGAAGATCGGCATGGGCGCCGGCCTTGACGAGGCACGCACCGTGGCCATCCGCAAGGGGCTTGGGGCGAATCCCCGCGAGAAGGCGATCGTTGATTTCACCCGCGCCGTGCTGGCGACCAAGGGCAATGTCTCGGACGCGGATCTGAAAAAAATGCGCGACGCCGGACTGGACGACCGGCAGATCACCGCAGTGGTCGCCATGACGAGCATTGCCGCGTTCACGGCTTGGTTCAACCACGTCAACGGCACGGTCAGCGACTTTCCCGAAGCGCCGAAAATCTAG
- a CDS encoding haloacid dehalogenase-like hydrolase has protein sequence MTEVPLHLRAVSLFFDFDSTIVGAEAVDELAGIALRGAADREARVESIRAITNAGMEGSMAIDESLRRRLDMIEIRAAMLPELVELLKSKLSPSMLRNAPLLKAMRDRIWVISSGFHEWIDPVVASLGLRSDHVLANRLKPDARGILRLDPASRCAAAGSKALAAAALGRTPPRVMVGDGMTDFEVRQEGACEYFAAWTECVTRPKVVAVADMVAPHFEGLLDALEECLA, from the coding sequence ATGACGGAAGTCCCCCTCCATCTCCGCGCGGTGTCGCTCTTCTTCGACTTCGACAGCACCATCGTCGGCGCCGAGGCGGTCGATGAGCTCGCCGGCATCGCGCTGCGCGGCGCCGCCGACCGCGAGGCCCGCGTGGAGTCGATCCGGGCCATCACCAACGCCGGCATGGAGGGCTCGATGGCGATCGACGAGAGCCTGCGGCGGCGCCTGGACATGATCGAGATCCGCGCCGCCATGCTGCCGGAACTGGTCGAGCTGCTGAAGTCGAAGCTCAGCCCCTCGATGCTTCGCAACGCCCCGCTGCTCAAGGCCATGCGCGACCGGATCTGGGTGATTTCCAGCGGTTTCCACGAGTGGATCGACCCGGTCGTCGCATCGCTGGGCCTGCGCAGCGACCATGTCCTGGCCAACCGCCTCAAGCCCGACGCCAGGGGAATCCTGCGCCTCGACCCCGCCTCGCGCTGTGCCGCCGCGGGCTCCAAGGCGCTCGCGGCCGCCGCGCTGGGTAGGACGCCGCCTCGAGTCATGGTGGGCGACGGCATGACCGACTTCGAGGTGCGCCAGGAAGGCGCATGCGAATACTTCGCCGCCTGGACCGAGTGCGTCACCCGCCCCAAGGTTGTGGCGGTCGCCGACATGGTCGCGCCGCACTTCGAGGGGCTGCTCGACGCCCTTGAGGAATGCCTTGCATAG
- a CDS encoding nucleotide sugar dehydrogenase codes for MPTATTTTNAYQTLKSKIETNQARVGVIGLGYVGLPLAHALHQGGLPVIGFDVDPEKPKAIKEGRNYLKHLGHDMVTSLRDSKKFEATTDFSRLGECDVILVCVPTPLGRHQEPDISYILQTADAIGKTLRPGQLIVLESTTYPGTTREDMMPAVFAAAGEKAKTWELGRDIFAAFSPEREDPGRKSHSTSTIPKLVGGVGKQATELAAAVYRKGIKEVIEVSSAEIAESAKLLENIFRAVNIALVNELKTTLTPMGIDVWEVIRAAGTKPFGFMPFFPGPGLGGHCIPIDPFYLTWKAKEFGASTKFIELAGEINTGMPHYAIDRAGELLNNHGKCIKGSKVLVLGLAYKADIDDVRESPSFELLQILEDRGAQADYSDPLVPETRAGRKHDLQKKSVPITQATLAGYDLVVVSTAHTAFDWNMIAKHSKLILDTRDAMRAHHAALGDRLMLA; via the coding sequence GTGCCGACTGCTACCACCACCACCAACGCGTACCAAACCCTGAAGTCGAAAATTGAAACCAATCAGGCCCGCGTCGGCGTGATCGGTCTGGGCTATGTCGGCCTGCCGCTGGCGCACGCCCTGCATCAGGGCGGCTTGCCGGTGATCGGCTTCGACGTCGATCCCGAAAAGCCCAAGGCCATCAAGGAGGGACGCAACTACCTCAAGCACCTTGGCCACGACATGGTCACGTCGCTGCGCGACAGCAAGAAATTTGAGGCCACCACCGATTTCTCCCGACTGGGCGAGTGCGACGTGATTCTGGTCTGCGTGCCCACGCCGCTGGGCCGCCATCAGGAGCCGGACATCTCCTACATCCTGCAAACCGCCGACGCGATCGGCAAGACGCTTCGTCCGGGACAACTCATCGTCCTTGAAAGCACGACCTATCCCGGCACCACCCGCGAGGACATGATGCCCGCGGTGTTCGCCGCCGCCGGCGAGAAGGCCAAGACCTGGGAACTCGGCCGCGACATCTTCGCCGCGTTCAGCCCCGAGCGCGAAGATCCGGGACGCAAGAGCCACTCCACCAGCACGATTCCGAAGTTGGTCGGCGGCGTCGGCAAGCAGGCCACCGAGCTCGCCGCCGCGGTCTACCGCAAGGGCATCAAGGAAGTCATCGAAGTTTCCAGCGCCGAGATCGCCGAGAGCGCCAAGCTGCTCGAGAACATCTTCCGCGCCGTGAACATCGCCCTGGTCAACGAGCTCAAGACCACGCTCACGCCGATGGGCATTGACGTGTGGGAAGTGATCCGCGCCGCGGGCACCAAGCCCTTCGGCTTCATGCCCTTCTTCCCGGGGCCGGGCCTCGGCGGACACTGCATCCCGATCGATCCCTTCTATCTCACCTGGAAGGCCAAGGAATTCGGTGCCAGCACCAAGTTCATCGAGCTGGCGGGCGAGATCAACACCGGCATGCCGCACTACGCGATCGACCGCGCCGGCGAGCTGCTGAACAACCACGGCAAGTGCATCAAGGGCAGCAAGGTGCTCGTGCTGGGTTTGGCCTACAAGGCGGACATCGACGACGTGCGTGAGAGCCCGAGCTTCGAGCTTCTCCAGATCCTGGAGGATCGCGGGGCGCAAGCCGACTACAGCGATCCGCTGGTTCCTGAAACCCGCGCGGGCCGCAAGCACGACTTGCAGAAGAAGTCCGTGCCGATCACGCAGGCGACCCTCGCGGGCTACGACCTGGTCGTGGTCTCCACCGCGCACACCGCCTTCGACTGGAACATGATCGCCAAGCACTCGAAGCTGATCCTTGACACGCGCGACGCCATGCGGGCGCACCACGCGGCGCTGGGCGATCGGCTCATGCTGGCGTAA
- a CDS encoding MFS transporter — translation MASWSDAWRERNYRWYAGGMLSGGFGLQMLNTAVLWDVWERSHSPMSLGLIGLARALPVMVLAFPAGHMVDLFDRKKILVFTQSGFAAVAALLAFASYFSAPLWISFVAIALSGCVRAFNMSTRQSLLPLLVPIDRFQNAVTWNSAIFQCAAIGGPILAGKLIVQAHSTWVVFALSTVLCGGFAVASARLRPRETIKAAGGFGFRSMFAGAAHIRKEKVILGAILLDLLAVLFGGATALLPIFATDILQTDAVGFGLLKASTAIGALIIAGILAVRPTLRPAGPLLLWSVAAFGVCMILFGISRSLWLSVALLMISGAVDNISVVIRHVLVQTRTPDQLRGRVTAVNGIFIECSNELGGFESGLVAAWLGPVWSVITGGFGTLAVTGAIAWCLPSLRKLDRLIEELKPTDGPDAGDSGEVERVPAASTPVLLK, via the coding sequence GTGGCCTCGTGGTCCGACGCGTGGCGCGAGCGGAACTACCGCTGGTACGCCGGCGGCATGCTCTCCGGCGGCTTCGGGTTGCAGATGCTCAATACCGCGGTCCTCTGGGATGTGTGGGAGCGCTCGCACAGCCCGATGAGCCTGGGTCTGATCGGCCTGGCCCGCGCACTGCCGGTGATGGTGCTGGCTTTTCCGGCCGGCCACATGGTCGATCTCTTCGACCGCAAGAAAATCCTGGTCTTCACCCAGAGCGGATTCGCCGCGGTCGCCGCGCTGCTGGCGTTCGCTTCCTACTTCAGCGCCCCGCTGTGGATCAGCTTCGTGGCCATCGCGCTGAGCGGCTGCGTCCGCGCCTTCAACATGTCCACGCGGCAGAGCCTGCTGCCGCTGCTGGTGCCGATCGACCGCTTCCAGAACGCAGTGACCTGGAACAGCGCCATTTTCCAGTGCGCCGCGATCGGCGGGCCGATCCTGGCGGGAAAATTGATCGTGCAGGCGCATTCGACGTGGGTTGTGTTCGCGCTCTCCACGGTGCTGTGCGGCGGATTCGCCGTGGCCTCGGCGCGGTTGCGGCCGCGTGAGACCATCAAAGCCGCTGGCGGATTCGGCTTTCGATCGATGTTCGCAGGCGCCGCCCACATCCGCAAGGAGAAGGTCATTCTCGGCGCCATCCTGCTCGACCTGCTCGCGGTGCTCTTCGGCGGAGCCACCGCGCTGCTGCCCATCTTCGCGACGGACATTTTGCAAACCGATGCCGTCGGCTTCGGACTTCTCAAGGCCTCCACGGCGATCGGGGCGCTGATCATCGCAGGCATCCTGGCGGTGCGGCCCACGCTGCGACCGGCGGGGCCGCTGCTGCTCTGGAGCGTGGCGGCCTTCGGCGTCTGCATGATTCTCTTCGGCATCAGCCGTTCGCTCTGGCTGAGCGTGGCGCTGCTGATGATCAGCGGCGCGGTGGACAACATCAGCGTGGTCATCCGCCACGTGCTGGTACAGACCCGCACGCCGGATCAGCTGCGCGGCCGCGTGACGGCAGTCAACGGAATCTTCATCGAGTGCAGCAACGAGCTGGGCGGATTCGAAAGCGGATTGGTCGCGGCGTGGCTCGGCCCGGTGTGGAGCGTGATCACCGGCGGCTTCGGCACGCTGGCGGTGACCGGCGCGATCGCCTGGTGCCTGCCCTCGCTGCGCAAGCTCGACCGGCTGATCGAGGAATTGAAACCCACCGACGGACCCGATGCCGGCGATTCCGGCGAAGTGGAGCGCGTGCCCGCCGCCTCCACGCCGGTGCTGCTGAAATAG
- a CDS encoding potassium/proton antiporter translates to MPQAADVMTYTDRSLELHEWLPQITFWAGLVLLIAVVINKYGSRIGLPGGLLFLVLGMLVGEDGPMGINFFDFDLAYGVGLICLILILFYGGLNIKVHHMRGSWTPSIALATIGVVFISALVAVFVKWLGPAVTWPEALLVGSVLGSTDAAAVFAALGGVGFKGRVRQIVELESGFNDPMAFILVFVFTGLVTGASTGVLEMGADVARQFAIGAATGVVVGWLSIASFKYLPNAESGLYPVRTVASALASFGLASMLDGSGLLSVFLTGIMMGNSKLPFRASILRVHDSLAWGGQITMFFFLGLLSSPHRLKEENIVLGGAMIALWLAFVARPVAVAVILLPMRVPWRETACVAWLGLRGAVPIILSTIPILALGNPDDNPKADNLFDIVFICVIVGCIIPGTVIKSVPKWLGMLKSSGPLPKNAVDMVMREETDNDINVYVITEQSPVVGKSISQIHLPPNVAIAFIVRSDGRVHIARGNTRFEAGDEVAVALPLDQEAAVIEELQGVSPPSLPV, encoded by the coding sequence ATGCCGCAGGCCGCCGATGTCATGACCTACACCGATCGCTCGCTGGAGCTGCACGAGTGGCTGCCGCAGATCACCTTCTGGGCGGGGCTTGTTCTTCTGATCGCCGTGGTGATCAACAAATATGGATCGCGCATCGGCTTGCCCGGCGGCCTGCTGTTCCTGGTGCTGGGCATGCTCGTCGGCGAGGACGGCCCGATGGGGATCAACTTCTTCGACTTCGACCTGGCCTACGGCGTCGGTCTGATCTGTCTGATTCTGATCCTGTTTTATGGCGGGCTCAATATCAAGGTCCACCACATGCGCGGCTCGTGGACTCCCTCCATCGCGCTGGCGACCATCGGCGTGGTGTTCATCTCGGCGCTCGTCGCGGTTTTCGTCAAGTGGCTGGGACCGGCGGTCACCTGGCCCGAAGCGCTGCTGGTGGGCAGCGTGCTGGGAAGCACCGATGCGGCGGCGGTCTTCGCGGCGCTGGGCGGCGTCGGCTTCAAGGGGCGCGTGCGCCAGATCGTCGAACTGGAGAGCGGCTTCAACGACCCGATGGCCTTCATCCTGGTCTTCGTCTTCACGGGCCTGGTGACCGGCGCGTCGACCGGAGTGCTCGAAATGGGCGCGGATGTGGCCCGTCAGTTCGCCATCGGCGCCGCCACCGGAGTGGTGGTGGGCTGGCTCTCGATCGCCTCCTTCAAGTACCTGCCCAACGCGGAGAGCGGCCTCTATCCGGTGCGGACCGTGGCCAGCGCGCTGGCGAGCTTCGGGCTGGCCAGCATGCTCGACGGCAGCGGCCTGCTAAGCGTCTTTCTCACCGGCATCATGATGGGCAATTCCAAGCTCCCATTCCGCGCCTCCATTCTGCGCGTCCACGACTCGCTGGCCTGGGGCGGGCAGATCACCATGTTCTTCTTCCTCGGCCTGCTCAGCTCGCCGCACCGACTGAAGGAAGAGAACATCGTGCTGGGTGGGGCGATGATCGCGCTCTGGCTGGCCTTCGTGGCGCGGCCGGTGGCGGTAGCCGTCATCCTGCTGCCGATGCGCGTGCCCTGGCGCGAGACAGCGTGCGTCGCCTGGCTGGGACTGCGTGGCGCGGTGCCGATCATCCTCTCGACCATCCCCATCCTTGCGCTGGGCAACCCCGACGACAACCCAAAGGCCGACAATCTCTTCGACATCGTCTTCATCTGCGTCATCGTGGGCTGCATCATCCCGGGCACCGTGATCAAGTCGGTGCCAAAGTGGCTGGGCATGCTCAAGAGCAGCGGCCCGCTTCCCAAGAACGCGGTGGATATGGTGATGCGCGAGGAGACCGACAACGACATCAATGTCTATGTGATCACCGAGCAGTCACCGGTGGTGGGGAAATCGATCTCGCAGATTCACCTGCCTCCGAATGTGGCCATCGCCTTCATCGTGCGATCCGACGGCCGCGTGCACATTGCCCGCGGCAACACGCGCTTCGAGGCGGGTGACGAGGTCGCGGTGGCGCTGCCGCTGGATCAGGAAGCCGCAGTGATCGAAGAGCTCCAGGGAGTCTCGCCCCCCTCCTTGCCCGTGTAG